One Desulfobacteraceae bacterium genomic window, TGCTGATGAACAGCACGGCCCAGCGATCCGAAATCGCCCTGGGCCGGATTGCCTGCCGGCACCTGCAACACCACCCGCAGCCCGGAGTGCTGCTGGGCGGCTTGGGCATGGGCTTCACCTTGAAGGCGGTCCTCGACCTCCTGCCGGCCACCGGCCGCGTTCTCATCGCCGAGCTGAACCCCGTCGTTCTGGCGTGGTGCCGGAGGCCGTTGGCCGTGTTGACCGATTCGGCCGTGGACGACCCCCGGGTGACAGTCGAAATCGCCGATGCCGCCCACCTGATTCGCAGGGCCGCCGCCCGGCAGGCGGCTTTCGACGCCATTGTGCTGGACCTCTACACCGGTCCCTACGCCCACACCCACGGCCACAGCGACCCCCTCTACGGCACCGGGGCCATCGCCCGGGCCCAGGCCGCCCTCAAGCCGGGCGGGGTCTTTGCCGTGTGGGGCGAAGACTTCGATCCCGGTTTTGACCGCCGCCTGCGGGCAGGCGGCTTTGCAGTCACTATCGCACGCCCCGGCCGGGGGGGCTTCCGGCACGTGGTTTATCGGGGGTGCAAAGGGGCCCCTCCGAACGGACCCGATCCAAGGTCGACAGCCCGCCTGGAATAGACTTCGCACCCGGCGTCCTCAGGCCCTCGCCGGCAGGGCCTCCCGGCCGCCGCCACCATCGCCCGCGCCCGCCGCAGGCGGAAATCGCGCATCACCTGACACCCCTGACTGCAACTGCGACAGCCGGGATCGCCCAGGCCGATCCAAAACGGCCGCTGCCGGCGGGCCGCCTCCTGGCGGGCGATGCAGGTGTTGACGGGAATGGTGGCGCTGTATTTTTCACAGTACATCTGGGCTCCTTTCACCAGGGCCTGGTTCGGCGCGCTACAACCCGCCGCTTTCTCCGGCCTTGGATTGATAGCGGTCCATTCCCTTGTGGCACCCGATCTTTCAGGGAGTTTTCAGATTGTGTTAGGGCTGGGTTAAAAGCGGTGCCGGCGCGCGCCCCGACAGCCGGGGAAAACGCTTGACAGGAAAGGGGGGCGATGATTTACCGAAACTATTCCCCCGGCGGGCGAAAGCAATGCG contains:
- a CDS encoding spermidine synthase — its product is MALPWQRLACVDTPEGRLELKQRGPRDFLITVDGRVLMNSTAQRSEIALGRIACRHLQHHPQPGVLLGGLGMGFTLKAVLDLLPATGRVLIAELNPVVLAWCRRPLAVLTDSAVDDPRVTVEIADAAHLIRRAAARQAAFDAIVLDLYTGPYAHTHGHSDPLYGTGAIARAQAALKPGGVFAVWGEDFDPGFDRRLRAGGFAVTIARPGRGGFRHVVYRGCKGAPPNGPDPRSTARLE